In one window of Balaenoptera musculus isolate JJ_BM4_2016_0621 chromosome 10, mBalMus1.pri.v3, whole genome shotgun sequence DNA:
- the LOC118901959 gene encoding LOW QUALITY PROTEIN: receptor of activated protein C kinase 1-like (The sequence of the model RefSeq protein was modified relative to this genomic sequence to represent the inferred CDS: inserted 1 base in 1 codon) — translation MRLKRKFWKFLLYTLGVCKYTVQGESHCEWVSCICFSPSSSNPIIVSCARDKXKVWNLEYCKLKSNHISPPGQLNTVTVSPDGSLCASEGNGGQAMLWHLNKSKQLYMPDGGDIINSLCFSLNHCWLCATMGPNTQLWDLEGKVIVNELKQEVISTSSKAEPPQYTSLTWSADGKSLKIQLFSTIFCQPTKAWTVVMVTWMSGLCTTSFKRALMFVSANPMPRTWAYMVSMWEPSLWSYKDADKAKRVESHLKILIHPLYSQWSPDCLNHCDQPGFAKTTVARSERHGRLCH, via the exons ATGAG GCTGAAGAGAAAATTCTGGAAGTTTTTATTATATACTCTGGGTGTATGCAAATACACTGTCCAGGGTGAGAGCCACTGTGAGTGGGTATCTTGCATCTGCTTCTCACCCAGTAGCAGCAATCCCATCATCGTCTCCTGTGCCCGGGACA TCAAAGTATGGAACCTGGAATACTGCAAACTGAAGTCCAACCATATCAGCCCCCCAGGCCAGCTGAACACTGTGACTGTCTCTCCAGATGGATCCCTCTGTGCTTCTGAAGGCAACGGTGGCCAGGCCATGCTGTGGCACCTCAATAAAAGCAAGCAGCTTTATATGCCAGATGGTGGGGACATCATCAATTCCCTGTGCTTCAGCCTCAACCACTGCTGGCTCTGTGCCACCATGGGCCCCAACACCCAGCTCTGGGACTTGGAGGGCAAGGTCATCGTAAATGAACTGAAGCAAGAAGTTATCAGTACCAGCAGCAAAGCAGAGCCACCCCAGTACACCTCTCTGACCTGGTCTGCTGATGGCAAAAGTCTTAAAATACAACTGTTCTCTACAATCTTCTGCCAGCCCACCAAGGcttggacagtggtgatggtaaCATGGATGTCTGGGCTGTGCACCACTTCATTCAAGAGGGCATTAATGTTTGTCTCTGCCAATCCTATGCCAAGAACATGGGCTTACATGGTGAGCATGTGGGAGCCTTCACTGTGGTCCTACAAAGATGCTGATAAAGCCAAAAGGGTGGAGTCACATTTGAAGATCTTGATCCATCCCTTGTATTCTCAATGGAGCCCTGACTGCCTTAACCATTGTGACCAGCCTGGATTTGCAAAAACAACGGTTGCAAGAAGTGAAAGGCATGGCCGACTGTGTCATTAG